AAAAAAAGATTAGTGGTAATATTTTTTGGAGTTTCTATAGTTGTATTTGCATTAATATTGAGAATTGGATATTTACAGATAGTTAAAGGTGAAGAATTGAAAAAAGGAGCACTTGAACAATGGACTACTGGAATTGAGATAAAGCCTAAAAGAGGAATAATTTACGATAGAAATGGGAAGAAATTAGCTGTAAGTGTTAGTTCTTATACTGCATGGTGTAACCCAGCGGAAATAGATAAGAATAAAGAAAAAGAGACAGCCCAAAAAGTTGCGGAAATTCTTAATATGGATGAAGAAGTAGTTTACGAACATATTACAAAAAAACAAAGGGTAAGTAAGATAAAACAATGGATAAGTAAGGATGAGGCAAGTGCATTAAGGAAAGCAAAATTGCCAGGCATACAGATAGTGGATGATAATAAAAGACATTATCCCTATGAAAAGTTTGCAAGTCATATATTAGGTTTTACAGATGTAGATAACAATGGTTTGTATGGCATAGAAAAGACCTATGATAAGTACCTATCTGGGACTTCTGGGAAGTGGGTAAAAACTACTGATGCAGGAGGTAGACAATTACCTTATGGAGGGGAAAAAGTTTTAGAAGCTAAAGATGGACTAAGTGTAGTTTTAACTTTAGATGAAAATATTCAGCATTTTGCAGAAAAAGCGGCTCAAGAAGCTTTAGTTGCCAATTCTGCTAAGAATGTATCAGTAATTGTAATGGATCCTAATAATGGGGATTTGTTAGGGATTGCTACTAAGCCTGATTACGACCCCAATAAGCCTAGAGAACCCTTAGATGAGAAAATGGCGGCAAAATGGAAGAAATTGTCCCAAGAAGAAATTGAAAAAGAATGGTATGATATATGGAGGAATTTCACTATAAATGATGCATATGAACCAGGTTCTACTTTTAAGATTATAACTGCTGCAGCAGGTTTAGAAGAAAATATAGTTACTCCAGAAAGTAACTTTTACTGTGGTGGATATATTACAGATATACCTGGAGAAAAGTTGAAGTGTTGGAGATATTATAATCCACACGGTGACCAAACCTTTACAGAAGGTGTCCAAAACTCTTGTAACGTTGTATTTGTAAATGTGGCAAGAAAAATAGGAAAAGAAAAAATGCATAAATATATTAAAGCATTTGGTTTTGGGGAAAATACGGGAATAGATTTAACCGGAGAACAAGCAGGTATAATTTCGGGGGATCCTAGCGCTATGAAGGAAGTACATCTTGCTACAATATCTTATGGACATGGAATTGCTGTGACACCAATCCAACTTGCTACAGCAATGACTGCTGTTAGCAACGGTGGAGATTTAATAGAACCTAGGTTAGTAAAAGAATTAGTAGATGCAGATGGTAAAACTGTACAAGAATTTAAGCCTGAAGTAAAAAGGAAGGTTATCTCTGAAGAAACTTCCAAAGATTTATTAGAAATGCTAGAAACTGCTGTGTCTGATGGTACAGGGAATAGGGGCTATGTACCGGGATACAGAATAGGTGGTAAGACTGGTACTGCTCAAAAAGTAGTAGATGGAAGATATGCACAGGGAAAATATATATCATCGTTTTTAGCAGTAGCACCAGCAGATGATCCTAGAATAGTTGTTTTAGTTGTTGTAGATGAGCCAAAAGTTGGTTCTCATTCAGGTGGACTAACTGCTGCTCCTGTAGCAGG
The nucleotide sequence above comes from Tissierellales bacterium. Encoded proteins:
- a CDS encoding penicillin-binding transpeptidase domain-containing protein, with the protein product MASPSNSTKKRLVVIFFGVSIVVFALILRIGYLQIVKGEELKKGALEQWTTGIEIKPKRGIIYDRNGKKLAVSVSSYTAWCNPAEIDKNKEKETAQKVAEILNMDEEVVYEHITKKQRVSKIKQWISKDEASALRKAKLPGIQIVDDNKRHYPYEKFASHILGFTDVDNNGLYGIEKTYDKYLSGTSGKWVKTTDAGGRQLPYGGEKVLEAKDGLSVVLTLDENIQHFAEKAAQEALVANSAKNVSVIVMDPNNGDLLGIATKPDYDPNKPREPLDEKMAAKWKKLSQEEIEKEWYDIWRNFTINDAYEPGSTFKIITAAAGLEENIVTPESNFYCGGYITDIPGEKLKCWRYYNPHGDQTFTEGVQNSCNVVFVNVARKIGKEKMHKYIKAFGFGENTGIDLTGEQAGIISGDPSAMKEVHLATISYGHGIAVTPIQLATAMTAVSNGGDLIEPRLVKELVDADGKTVQEFKPEVKRKVISEETSKDLLEMLETAVSDGTGNRGYVPGYRIGGKTGTAQKVVDGRYAQGKYISSFLAVAPADDPRIVVLVVVDEPKVGSHSGGLTAAPVAGDVIEQTLKYLDVEPKYTEEEKTELVNSEKVPDVRDKTIIEAGEILSELGFRYNTEPLDVEEDSVVIDQFPKPGTEVTKGSTVDLYLEE